Proteins from a genomic interval of Siniperca chuatsi isolate FFG_IHB_CAS linkage group LG10, ASM2008510v1, whole genome shotgun sequence:
- the LOC122882712 gene encoding uncharacterized protein LOC122882712 yields the protein MGRLRSKIQELGWFLRTFCYGHQDSWNQFLGWAKYAQNSLHQSITGLTPLQCVLGYQPPLFPWSGEPSEVPAVVYWFREREGLGCSSPSAATSLSQTQDDGLPETIHCPSLSTWSEGLAVDQGHQNAPTLQEAKSQIHWSLHHHQANQPEPGVTAEPPLPLILEDGVVYPVNEILDSQHCGGLPEYLVDWEDYGPEERSWVDTTSLNPLCSTPFTPLIRIDLLPVEEEDHQGVGVLDPRELAVGRGVLSQTRQAPPVTAHSHTRVLITHTWSLSHTCSPSAPYH from the exons ATGGGCAGACTGAGATCCAAGATCCAAGAGCTCGGCTGGTTCCTACGTACCTTCTGCTATGgccaccaggactcttggaaccagttcctgggttgggccAAGTACGCCCAGAACTCCCTCCATCAATCTAttactggactcactcccttacAGTGCGTACTCGGCTaccaaccccctctcttcccgTGGTCAGGAGAACCATCGGAGGTACCTGCAGTAGTCTACTGGTTCcgagagcgagagggtctgggatgCAGCTCACCATCAGCTGCAACGAGTTTGTCGCAGACGCAGGATGACGGTCTACCTGAGACGATCCACTGCCCCAGTCTTTCAACCTGGTCAGAAGGTCTGGCTGTCGACCAGGGACATCAGAATGCGCCTACCCTGCAAGAAgctaagtcccagattcattggtcccttcaccatcaCCAAGCAAATCAACCCG AGCCTGGCGTAACAGCTGAACCCCCCCTTCCTCTCATCCTGGAGGATGGAGTAGTGTACCCGGTCAATGAGATCCTGGACTCCCAGCACTGTGGTGGTCTACCGGAATACCTGGTAGACTGGGAGGACTATGGTCCCGAGGAGCGCTCATGGGTAGACACAACATCCTTGAACCCTCTCTGCTCAACGCCTTTCACGCCACTCATCCGGATCGACCTGCTCCCCGTGGAAGAGGAAGACCACCAAGGCGTCGGGGTCCTCgaccctcgggagctggccgtggggaggggggtactgtcacagacacgccaggctccaccagtCACAGCGCACTCCCACACCAGagtactaatcacacacacctggtccctatcacacacctgctcGCCATCAGCACCTTATCACTAA